GAGTACGGGTTCTCCTTCAAACAAACAGGTTACCTATTCCTACTTTACGATGATGAAGAGGTTAAGACCTTTAAGAGGAATATAGAGATCCAGAACAAATTCGGCGTACCCACAAAGCTAATAACTCCTGAAGAAGCAAAGGAGATAGTTCCACTATTAGATATAAGTGAGGTTATAGCAGCTTCCTGGAATCCAACTGACGGAAAGGCCGATCCCTTCGAGGCAACTACAGCATTTGCAGTAAAAGCCAAAGAGTATGGAGCTAAACTTCTCGAATATACGGAAGTTAAGGGATTTTTAATTGAGAATAATGAAATTAAAGGTGTAAAGACTAATAAAGGAATTATAAAAACGGGAATCGTCGTAAACGCAACAAATGCATGGGCTAATCTGATAAATGCAATGGCCGGTATAAAGACTAAGATACCAATAGAACCGTACAAGCATCAAGCCGTCATAACCCAACCAATAAAAAGAGGAACGATAAATCCAATGGTTATATCATTCAAGTATGGACATGCCTACTTGACCCAAACATTCCACGGTGGTATAATCGGAGGAATAGGTTACGAGATTGGGCCAACCTATGACCTTACTCCAACCTATGAATTTTTGAGGGAGGTTAGCTATTACTTCACGAAGATAATTCCAGCATTAAAGAATTTACTGATCCTTAGAACCTGGGCTGGGTATTACGCAAAGACGCCTGACAGCAATCCAGCTATCGGAAGAATTGAAGAGTTGAATGACTATTACATTGCAGCTGGTTTTTCAGGTCATGGCTTTATGATGGCACCTGCTGTTGGTGAAATGGTTGCAGAGCTGATAACTAAAGGGAAAACCAAGCTACCAGTAGAATGGTACGATCCCTACAGATTTGAAAGAGGAGAGCTAAGAACGGCCGCCCTCCAAATGGGCTGATCATTTTCTCTTCTTCTCTCTTTTTCAATTATAATTTAGCATGATACAGAAAAATTTTTAACTACTTAGGGTAGTCTCTACTAAGGTGTAGTAAAATGACTATACTTAACATAGCGATTAAGGAGCTAGAAAGTGGGATTAAAACTAAAAGATTCTATGGAATTTTAGTCCTGTTTGGTGCATTAACGGCATTGTATACAAGAGTAATGTATAACTTCGCATTGCTTTCACTTTCGAAGGCCTTTGTGACCCCATTTCAGCATTTATTTTTCTCGGCAGTCGAGCAACCATTTGTGTATTCCTTAACATTGATAGCGC
This Pyrococcus horikoshii OT3 DNA region includes the following protein-coding sequences:
- a CDS encoding NAD(P)/FAD-dependent oxidoreductase; translated protein: MLPEKSEIVVIGGGIVGVTIAHELAKRGEEVTVIEKRFIGSGSTFRCGTGIRQQFNDEANVRVMKRSVELWKKYSEEYGFSFKQTGYLFLLYDDEEVKTFKRNIEIQNKFGVPTKLITPEEAKEIVPLLDISEVIAASWNPTDGKADPFEATTAFAVKAKEYGAKLLEYTEVKGFLIENNEIKGVKTNKGIIKTGIVVNATNAWANLINAMAGIKTKIPIEPYKHQAVITQPIKRGTINPMVISFKYGHAYLTQTFHGGIIGGIGYEIGPTYDLTPTYEFLREVSYYFTKIIPALKNLLILRTWAGYYAKTPDSNPAIGRIEELNDYYIAAGFSGHGFMMAPAVGEMVAELITKGKTKLPVEWYDPYRFERGELRTAALQMG